The following are encoded in a window of Heteronotia binoei isolate CCM8104 ecotype False Entrance Well chromosome 9, APGP_CSIRO_Hbin_v1, whole genome shotgun sequence genomic DNA:
- the FGG gene encoding fibrinogen gamma chain: MKLKFSSWVSLLGFLFSTCTAYVATRDNCCILDERFGNYCPTTCGIANFLNKYQPETDRDLQVLENILQQISNSSALTDELFQQIRNVHIPDRSTQPNVVAALTQKSRDIIDEVIRYENTIVAHENTIQFLTEIVVSNNNKIAVLKQKTAQLEAQCQQPCQDTVQIQELTGKDCQDIANKGARQSGLYFIKPQKTKEQFLVYCEIDSAGNGWTVIQRRLDGSEDFRKNWIQYKEGFGHLSPNDQTEFWLGNEKVHLITTQSTVPYALRIDLDDWSGQTSHADYAHFKLGTEADKYRLTYAFFVGGDAGDAFDGFDFGDDPSDKFFTSHNGMQFSTHDSDNDKYDGNCADQDGSGWWMNRCHAGHLNGKYYRGGDYTARDAGPSGYDNGIIWATWHSRWYSMKKTSMKIIPFSRLAALGEGQTGEIKQGLGSRGDI, encoded by the exons ATGAAACTGAAGTTCAGCAGCTGGGTATCTCTGCTAGGTTTCCTATTTTCAACTTGCACTGCA TATGTGGCTACCAGGGATAACTGCTGCATCTTGGATGAACGATTT ggtAACTATTGCCCCACCACATGTGGCATTGCAAATTTCTTAAATAAATATCAGCCTGAGACAGATCGagatctccaagtacttgaaaatATCCTGCAGCAGATTTCAAATTCCTCAGCTTTAACAGACGAGTTGTTCCAACAGATCCGAAATGTGCACATCCCAGACCGATCAACTCAGCCAA ATGTGGTTGCAGCTCTTACTCAAAAATCCAGAGACATCATTGATGAAGTCATCAGATATGAAAACACTATTGTGGCCCATGAAAATACAATACA ATTTTTGACAGAAATTGTCGTATCCAACAATAACAAAATTGCAGTATTAAAGCAGAAGACTGCTCAGCTTGAGGCACAATGTCAGCAGCCATGTCAAGACACTGTCCAGATACAGGAACTAACTGGAAAAG ATTGCCAAGATATTGCAAATAAAGGTGCAAGACAAAGTGGCCTCTACTTCATCAAACCTCAAAAAACCAAGGAGCAGTTCCTGGTCTACTGTGAAATTGATTCAGCAGGCAATGGGTGGACAGTTATTCAAAGG AGACTTGATGGGAGTGAAGACTTTAGGAAAAATTGGATTCAGTACAAGGAAGGATTTGGACATCTGTCACCAAATGATCAGACAGAATTCTGGCTGGGAAATGAGAAGGTTCATTTAATAACCACTCAGTCTACTGTCCCATATGCCTTAAGAATAGACCTGGATGACTGGAGTGGCCAAACAAG ccaTGCAGATTATGCTCACTTCAAACTAGGAACTGAAGCAGATAAATATCGCCTGACCTACGCTTTCTTTGTTGGAGGTGATGCTGGAGATGCCTTTGATGGTTTTGATTTTGGGGATGATCCAAGTGACAAATTCTTTACTTCTCACAATGGGATGCAGTTCAGTACACATGACAGTGACAATGATAAATATGATGGCAACTGTGCTGACCAAGATGGATCTGGATGGTGGATGAACAGATGTCATGCTGGTCACCTCAATGGCAAATATTACAGAG GTGGTGATTACACTGCAAGAGACGCTGGCCCATCTGGATATGATAATGGTATTATCTGGGCAACCTGGCATTCTCGGTGGTATTCCATGAAGAAAACATCAATGAAAATTATTCCATTCAGCAGACTCGCAGCACTAGGAGAAGGACAGACTGGAGAAATAAAACAGGGACTGGGAAGTCGaggagacatttaa